A portion of the Streptomyces sp. NBC_00376 genome contains these proteins:
- the meaB gene encoding methylmalonyl Co-A mutase-associated GTPase MeaB: MVDVPTLVEQARAGRPRAVARLISLVEGASPQLREVMAALAPLTGNAYVVGLTGSPGVGKSTSTSALVSAYRKAGKRVGVLAVDPSSPFSGGALLGDRVRMSEHASDPGVYIRSMATRGHLGGLAWSAPQAIRVLDAAGCEVILVETVGVGQSEVEIASQADTSVVLLAPGMGDGIQAAKAGILEIGDVYVVNKADRDGADATARELNHMLGLGESRGPGDWRPPIVKTVAARGEGIDEVVEALEKHRAWMEEHGVLAERRTARASREVETIAVTRLRERIGDLHGDRHLGALAERIVAGSLDPYAAADELVAGLTGEV, translated from the coding sequence ATGGTGGACGTCCCCACCCTGGTCGAGCAGGCACGTGCGGGCCGGCCGCGGGCCGTGGCCCGGCTCATCTCCCTGGTGGAGGGGGCGTCGCCGCAGCTGCGCGAGGTGATGGCGGCCCTGGCGCCGCTGACCGGCAACGCGTACGTCGTCGGCCTCACCGGCTCGCCCGGTGTCGGCAAGTCGACATCGACGTCTGCGCTGGTCTCGGCGTACCGGAAGGCCGGCAAGCGGGTCGGCGTGCTCGCCGTCGACCCGTCCTCGCCGTTCTCCGGCGGGGCGCTCCTCGGCGACCGGGTCCGGATGTCGGAGCACGCCTCCGACCCGGGCGTCTACATCCGCTCCATGGCCACCCGCGGCCATCTGGGCGGCCTCGCCTGGTCGGCACCGCAGGCGATCCGGGTGCTGGACGCGGCGGGCTGCGAGGTGATCCTCGTGGAGACGGTCGGCGTCGGCCAGTCGGAGGTGGAGATCGCCTCCCAGGCCGACACCTCCGTCGTCCTGCTGGCACCCGGCATGGGCGACGGCATCCAGGCGGCGAAGGCCGGAATCCTGGAGATCGGCGACGTGTACGTCGTCAACAAGGCCGACCGGGACGGCGCGGACGCCACCGCGCGCGAGCTCAACCACATGCTGGGCCTCGGCGAATCGCGGGGCCCGGGCGACTGGCGGCCGCCGATCGTGAAGACGGTCGCCGCCCGGGGCGAGGGCATCGACGAGGTCGTCGAGGCGCTGGAGAAGCACCGGGCGTGGATGGAGGAGCACGGAGTGCTCGCCGAGCGGCGTACGGCACGGGCGTCCCGCGAGGTCGAGACCATCGCCGTGACCCGGCTGCGCGAGCGCATCGGCGACCTGCACGGCGACCGTCACCTCGGCGCGCTCGCCGAACGCATCGTGGCGGGCAGCCTCGATCCGTACGCGGCGGCCGACGAACTGGTGGCGGGGCTCACCGGCGAGGTGTGA
- a CDS encoding acetyl-CoA C-acetyltransferase codes for MSGTTGTTSVIVAGARTPMGRLLGSLKSFSGADLGGFAIKAALDRAGIGGDQVEYVIMGQVLQAGAGQMPARQAAVKAGIPMNVPALTVNKVCLSGLDAIALADQLIRAGEFDVVVAGGQESMTNAPHLLPKSREGHKYGAIEMLDSMAYDGLTDAYENIPMGESTEKHNNRLGLSRADQDEIGALSHQRAAAAQKNGLFEAEITPVEIPQRKGDPVLFAKDEGIRPETTVESLGKLRPAFSKDGTITAGTSSQISDGAAAVVVMSKAKAEELGLDWIAEIGAHGNVAGPDNSLQSQPSNAIKHALKKEGLEAGDLDLIEINEAFAAVAVQSMKDLGVTPDKVNVNGGAIALGHPIGMSGARVVLHLALELKRRGGGTGAAALCGGGGQGDALIIRVPGK; via the coding sequence ATGTCTGGAACGACCGGTACCACCTCAGTGATCGTCGCGGGCGCGCGTACGCCCATGGGCCGCCTCCTCGGCTCGCTGAAGAGCTTCTCCGGCGCCGACCTCGGCGGTTTCGCCATCAAGGCCGCGCTGGACCGGGCCGGCATCGGCGGCGACCAGGTCGAGTACGTGATCATGGGCCAGGTGCTCCAGGCCGGTGCGGGCCAGATGCCGGCCCGCCAGGCCGCCGTCAAGGCGGGCATCCCGATGAACGTTCCCGCGCTCACCGTGAACAAGGTGTGCCTGTCCGGGCTCGACGCGATCGCACTGGCCGACCAGCTGATCCGCGCGGGTGAGTTCGACGTCGTCGTGGCCGGCGGCCAGGAGTCCATGACCAACGCCCCGCACCTGCTCCCCAAGTCCCGCGAGGGCCACAAGTACGGTGCGATCGAGATGCTCGACTCCATGGCGTACGACGGTCTGACCGACGCCTACGAGAACATCCCGATGGGTGAGTCCACCGAGAAGCACAACAACCGCCTCGGCCTGAGCCGCGCCGACCAGGACGAGATCGGCGCCCTCTCGCACCAGCGCGCCGCCGCGGCCCAGAAGAACGGCCTCTTCGAGGCCGAGATCACCCCGGTCGAGATCCCGCAGCGCAAGGGCGACCCGGTCCTCTTCGCCAAGGACGAGGGCATCCGCCCGGAGACCACCGTGGAGTCGCTCGGCAAGCTGCGCCCCGCGTTCTCCAAGGACGGCACGATCACCGCGGGCACCTCCTCGCAGATCTCCGACGGCGCCGCCGCGGTCGTCGTCATGAGCAAGGCCAAGGCCGAGGAGCTGGGCCTGGACTGGATCGCCGAGATCGGCGCCCACGGCAATGTGGCGGGCCCGGACAACTCGCTCCAGTCGCAGCCGTCCAACGCCATCAAGCACGCCCTCAAGAAGGAGGGCCTGGAAGCCGGCGACCTCGACCTGATCGAGATCAACGAGGCGTTCGCCGCCGTCGCCGTCCAGTCGATGAAGGACCTCGGCGTCACCCCGGACAAGGTCAACGTCAACGGCGGTGCCATCGCGCTCGGCCACCCCATCGGCATGTCCGGCGCCCGTGTGGTGCTGCACCTGGCGCTGGAGCTGAAGCGGCGCGGCGGCGGCACCGGTGCGGCGGCGCTGTGCGGCGGCGGCGGTCAGGGCGACGCACTGATCATCCGTGTTCCGGGCAAGTAA
- the mce gene encoding methylmalonyl-CoA epimerase encodes MLTRIDHIGIACFDLDRTVEFYRSTYGFEVFHSEINEEQGVREAMLKINDTSDGGASYLQLLEPTREDSAVGKWLAKNGEGVHHIAFGTADVDADSADIREKGVRVLYEEPRTGSMGSRITFLHPKDCHGVLTELVTSAAEH; translated from the coding sequence ATGCTGACGCGAATCGATCACATCGGGATCGCCTGTTTCGACCTCGACAGGACCGTCGAGTTCTACCGCTCGACCTACGGGTTCGAGGTGTTCCATTCCGAGATCAACGAGGAGCAGGGCGTACGGGAGGCCATGCTCAAGATCAACGATACGTCCGACGGCGGTGCTTCCTACCTCCAGCTCCTGGAGCCGACCCGGGAGGACTCGGCCGTGGGCAAGTGGCTGGCGAAGAACGGGGAGGGCGTCCACCACATCGCCTTCGGCACCGCGGACGTCGACGCGGATTCCGCGGACATCCGGGAGAAGGGTGTCAGGGTGCTGTACGAGGAGCCCAGGACGGGTTCGATGGGGTCCCGGATCACCTTCCTGCACCCCAAGGACTGCCACGGAGTCCTCACCGAACTGGTCACGTCCGCAGCGGAGCACTGA